Within Aspergillus oryzae RIB40 DNA, chromosome 2, the genomic segment AAATGATGTTTGTCTTTGCACATTAAGGCTCCGGTATCacccttttttctcttggcaTCGTCCGGACGCACTGCGGTAATATCGATAAACAGTCCCGATGAGGTATCAATCCACCGTGCATCAATCAcattctttttgtcttcgATGGAACGGAAAACGTAGTTCGGGTTGATCTCGAGTAGATAGGTTCGCCCGCCCTCGACGCCTGGAATATCGAAATGGTGCTCAGTCATATTATAATactcatcaaggaaatgaatGGTCGGCTCCGAAATCTGGACGTCGAGATCATTGTCCCATGGAAAGATCTAGCCACCGTTAGGAAACGCCGTGTGTGGTTATATCTCAATAGTCTCACGCTACCTTTTGGTTCCACCACCACGCCAGAAGAGTTCCGTGCATTATCCACGTTTCAGCACCCAGATCGTCCATGGTTGACAGGTATGTTCGAATGAGTTGTGATAGGTGTGGCAGCGTCTCTTCCTCCGAAAGCTCTTCATCGGCGAACCTACAAATGACAGGACTTAGTACGTGCGCAACCCGGAACAGAGGGCGCAAAAGCATACCTTCCATCATAGTGATAGTTGAAACTTGTCGAACAAGTTAGATTCGAAAACTTAGAGAAGCGAAATCGATGACGTCGCAAGCTTACCTAGACTCCTCTAATAACAGGTTAGCAGTCGCTCAGAATTTCTTGGATAGGCAACACTTACGGAAGTATTTCTCTGTCGCCGGTTCACTTGGACCTGTGCCGCTATAGTCCTTGACAAACTTTGTCCTTACACTTCTGAAATCGGGTTCGGTGTCAGAGACGGATAATGCACCCACGGCGAACACGAGCCCGTAGAGACAAGGAAGCCATCGGGATGTGGAAATCCACATTGCGTAGAGAACGAGTTGTGTCTCAAAGTTTCCTCCaatttctctcctttttcg encodes:
- a CDS encoding putative mannosylphosphorylation protein (Mnn4) (predicted protein), with protein sequence MTEHHFDIPGVEGGRTYLLEINPNYVFRSIEDKKNVIDARWIDTSSGLFIDITAVRPDDAKRKKGDTGALMCKDKHHFDETKAVAATTRRRRFSRSNDTSQI